The Acidobacteriota bacterium genomic interval CACTACGAAAGGCTCGCCGGCCAGCCGTTCGTTGACGATGTGGTGGTAGGACACCATCTTGACCGGATAGGCCAGCGCTTTGCCGCCCACCGTCAGGCCCATGACCATCTCTTCGTCGGCCACGTGATCGGCCTGGGCCGCCGCCAGGTAGCGTCCGCCGTCAAGACGCTCGAACATCGAGGTGATGACGCTCTTTCCCATGCTCAGGTAGGCCGTCCCCAGCAACAGGCACAGGCAGACCACCAGTCCGATGCGGTAGAGCAGGGAGGAGGTGCGGGACCACAGGTAAAAGGTCAGCAGGACACCCAGGGTCAACAAGGCCGCCGACAGCAGCACCTGCCAGGAATGAAGGAAGTAAGACCATTCGATAGCGGCCGGCGTCTGGGTTCGGGTGGGGCTGATCAAGATGATGGCCAGGTAGAAGATCCCCACCGAAAGTCCGGTCAGCAGGAAGGGCAGGATCTGCAAGAGACGCTTTTTCATTGGTCTTGTTTTAACGCAGATGGGTGTGGGTTGCCAAGCAGCCCCCCTTCGCCAAGGCAATGGAGGGCGGGCCGTCGCCGAGGCTCCGGTCCGGGGTGCTAAGATGAATCTCGCCAACCGACGGCAGAATACGAGGAGCCGCAATGGATTTTAGATGGACTCGTTTCGCTCTTTTTGCCGGCCTGTGCACGGCGCTTAGCCTTGTATGGCTGCAGGCACGCACTTTTCCGCAGTTGGTGTTGGGAGGCGGCTTCGAAGCCGTGCTCATCGTCACCAACACTTCGTCGGAGGCCGGCTGGACGGGAGAAGTACGGCTCTTGCAGGAAAACGAGCGCCTCTGGACCACGGCCTGGCTGCTGGACGGTGTCCCGCAGGCCGACGGCATTTTTCAGGTCAACCTGGCGGCGGGAGGCTCGCGCCGTTTCCGCCTCACCTCCGACCTCAACCTGCCCCGCATCGGCTATCTCAGGGTGCTGGCTCAGGGCGCCTCCAGCGCGCAGGACCTGGCTCTCTCTTATTTCTTCAACCTCCGGCAGGGCGGCGAGTTGACCGATTCCACCGGCGTTACCGATCCTCCCCAGACCAAGTGGATGCGCATTCCGGTGGAGCAGAACTTCCCAAGACAGCGCACCGGCATTGCCCTGGCCGCCTTTCAGAGCACGGCGGACTTCGACATCGTCATGCGGCTCTTCAATTCCGGGGGCAATCAGGTCGGCGTCGAGGCTTTCGACTACGGCGGTCATCTGGCCCGCTTCGTGGACGAGATCTTCGACAACGTGCCCGACGACTTCGTGGGATCGGTGCAGATCGAGTCCGACGAGGGACTCTTCGTAACAGCCTTGCGTCAGGAGTTGGTGGAGGGCGGATCGCAGTTGACGGCCGTGCCTCCGCGTCCTCTGGCCGAGTTGCAAAGCGCCGCCTTCGCGCTGGGCGAGACCATTCCAGAAGATTTCACCTGCGACTCGCCCTCCATCTTCACGCCGGCCCTGTTCTGGTCGCCGGCCCCGCCTGTGGCCCCGCAAGAGTCCGTAAGCTACGTGATGATCCTGGACGACGCCGACGCCGGGTTTTTCCCCCTCTGGGTGGTCTACGACATTCCTGCCTTTACCAGGCACATCCCCGAGTTGAATGAGATCGAGCAGACCGACGGCTTTCTGCCCCTGGGCGGCGTGCACGGTCTCAACGGCTTCGGATCGCTGGGCTACGCTCCGCCTTGCCCCATCCTCGGCGATCCTCATCGTCTTTTCTTCCGGCTCTATGCCATCCAGGGGTTTCTCAACTTCCAGCCGGGCGCTACGGCGGCTCAAATTGAGGCCGCCATCCAAGGGC includes:
- a CDS encoding YbhB/YbcL family Raf kinase inhibitor-like protein, with translation MDFRWTRFALFAGLCTALSLVWLQARTFPQLVLGGGFEAVLIVTNTSSEAGWTGEVRLLQENERLWTTAWLLDGVPQADGIFQVNLAAGGSRRFRLTSDLNLPRIGYLRVLAQGASSAQDLALSYFFNLRQGGELTDSTGVTDPPQTKWMRIPVEQNFPRQRTGIALAAFQSTADFDIVMRLFNSGGNQVGVEAFDYGGHLARFVDEIFDNVPDDFVGSVQIESDEGLFVTALRQELVEGGSQLTAVPPRPLAELQSAAFALGETIPEDFTCDSPSIFTPALFWSPAPPVAPQESVSYVMILDDADAGFFPLWVVYDIPAFTRHIPELNEIEQTDGFLPLGGVHGLNGFGSLGYAPPCPILGDPHRLFFRLYAIQGFLNFQPGATAAQIEAAIQGRILAAAQTMALDQ